The window GGTCGTGCTCCCGGCACACCCGCGAACGCGCCGCGCGATGGAGTCGGCCGGGATTCGGCCGACCGGCGCACTTCGCGTCACGGACCCCCTCGACTACCTCGACTTCCTCCGTCTGCTCGACACGGCCCGTGTCGTCGTCACCGACTCCGGCGGCGTGCAGGAGGAGGCGTCGGCACTGGAGACGCCGTGTCTCACGGTCCGGCCCCACACCGAGCGTCCGGAGACGGTCGCGGCCGGCGTCAACGAACTCGTCTCGCCGGCCGAACTCGCCGGGCGACTCCGGACCGTCTTCGAGACCGACGCCGAGTCGATGGTCGGCGCGACCGACCTCTACGGCGACGGGCGGGCCGGCGAGCGCATCGTCGGCCTGCTCTCGGCGGCCTTCGGCGTCGACTCCGGGAGAGAGACCACCGTCTCGGAGGTGACAGAGTGAGGCTCTGTGTCGTCGGTCTCGGCCACGTCGGCCTGCCGCTCGCGCTGCTGTTCGCCCGCGAGCACACGGTCGTCGGCGTGGACGTGGACGAGCAACTGGTCGCGGCGCTGAATCGCGGCGAGCTATCGGCCGAGGAACCGGCGATCCGCGCGTTGTTCGAGCGCGTCCGGGCCGACTTCACCGCCCGAACCGCCCCGGTCCCGGCCGACGCCTACCTGCTCGCCACGCCGACACCACTCGACCCCGAGGCGAACGCGGCCGACCTCTCTGCGGTGATCGCGGCGACCGAGTCGGTCGGCGAGGTGCTCTCGCCCGGCGACCTCGCCGTCCTCGTCTCGACGGTCCCGCCGGGGACGACCGACGAACTCGTCGCGCCCCTGCTGGCCCGCACCGCCGACACCGACGACTTCCTGCTCGCTCACTGCCCGGAGCGCGCCCTGCCGGGGAACACGCTGGCGGAGATGACCGCCAACAGCCGACTCGTCGGCGGCGTCGACGCGGCCTCGACTGCGGCCGCGAGCGACCTCTTCGGGGCGGTCGCCGAGGGACCGATCCACGAGACGACGGCCCGTCTCGCGGAGTTCGTGAAACTCACCGAGAACACCTACCGCGACGTGAACATCGCCCTCGCGAACGAACTGGCGACGGTCGCCGAACGTGTCGGCGTCGACGGCCACCGCGCCATCGACCTCGCGAACGAACACCCTCGCGTCGCGGTCCACCGGCCCGGGCCGGGCGTCGGCGGCCACTGCATCACCATCGACCCGCTGTTTCTCGCGCAGTCGGCCCCCAGCACTCGGCTGATCTCGACCGCCCGCGCGGTCAACGACGGGATGGCACACCACGCGGCCGGACTCGTCCGCGAGACGCTCCGCGACGCGTTCGCGGCGTCGATGCCGGTCGACCGCCGACCGACCGTCACGCTCCTCGGTGTCGCCTACAAGGGCGACGTGAGCGACACCCGCGAGACGCCTGCCCTGCCGATCACCCGTCTCCTCCAGAGCGCCGGCTACGAGGTTCGTGTCTACGATCCGCACGTCGAGTCGTTCGCGGTCGACCCGGTGGCACTCGCCGAGGCGGTGACAGACAGCGACTGCCTCCTGCTCGTCACCGACCACGCGGCGTTTCACGACCTCGACCCGACCGAGGTGGGCGAGGCGATGGCGACCCGGACGCTGGTCGACACCCGGAACCACCTCGACGCCGACCGGTGGCGCGAGGCGGGGTTCTCGGTACGAGTG of the Salinirubrum litoreum genome contains:
- a CDS encoding nucleotide sugar dehydrogenase, whose amino-acid sequence is MRLCVVGLGHVGLPLALLFAREHTVVGVDVDEQLVAALNRGELSAEEPAIRALFERVRADFTARTAPVPADAYLLATPTPLDPEANAADLSAVIAATESVGEVLSPGDLAVLVSTVPPGTTDELVAPLLARTADTDDFLLAHCPERALPGNTLAEMTANSRLVGGVDAASTAAASDLFGAVAEGPIHETTARLAEFVKLTENTYRDVNIALANELATVAERVGVDGHRAIDLANEHPRVAVHRPGPGVGGHCITIDPLFLAQSAPSTRLISTARAVNDGMAHHAAGLVRETLRDAFAASMPVDRRPTVTLLGVAYKGDVSDTRETPALPITRLLQSAGYEVRVYDPHVESFAVDPVALAEAVTDSDCLLLVTDHAAFHDLDPTEVGEAMATRTLVDTRNHLDADRWREAGFSVRVLGDGRDSPGHGRES